Proteins from a single region of Mustela erminea isolate mMusErm1 chromosome X, mMusErm1.Pri, whole genome shotgun sequence:
- the CFP gene encoding properdin, whose translation MGIRGHVPQLLLLLLLILLPATDSATVFCYTEYEESSGMCKGLLGGGVSVKDCCLNPAYGFQEPGSKLCQACRLPRWSQWSAWAPCSVTCTEGSQLRHRRCIGHGGQCAEKVEPGTLEWQLQACEDQPCCPEMGGWSNWEPWTPCSVTCSKGTRTRQRACNQPAPKCGGHCPGMPQESEACDTEQVCPIHGAWAAWGPWGPCSGSCNGGPRAPTQRRSRTCSAPEPSKEPPGKPCPGSEHDTRPCSSLPPCPVAGGWGAWGPMSSCPVTCGLGQTLESRKCDHPAPQHGGLPCAGENTRTHICNTAVSCPVDGEWTSWEEWSPCTRRSIGSINCMEIPGQQSRSRSCKGRDFGGRRCPGEQQDIRHCYDIHRCRLKGSWSEWSSWGLCMPPCGPNPVRTRQRRCTAELPKFAPTITVVEGQGEKNMTFWGTPFPRCEPLQGQRLVVEEERPCLHVPACQDPADEKL comes from the exons ATGGGCATCCGGGGACACGTTcctcagctgctgctgctgctgctgctcatcCTGCTGCCGGCCACAG ACTCAGCCACCGTATTCTGCTACACCGAGTATGAGGAGTCCTCCGGCATGTGCAAGGGCCTCCTGGGGGGAGGTGTCAGTGTGAAAGACTGCTGTCTCAACCCTGCCTATGGCTTCCAGGAGCCTGGCAGCAAGCTTTGTCAGGCATGCAG GCTCCCACGATGGTCCCAGTGGTCTGCATGGGCCCCCTGCTCGGTGACCTGCACCGAGGGATCCCAGTTGCGGCACCGGCGCTGCATAGGCCACGGTGGGCAGTGTGCTGAGAAGGTGGAGCCCGGAACCCTGGAGTGGCAGCTGCAGGCCTGCGAGGACCAGCCGTGCTGTCCTG AGATGGGTGGCTGGTCCAACTGGGAGCCCTGGACGCCTTGCTCTGTCACCTGTTCCAAAGGGACCCGGACCCGTCAGCGAGCATGTAATCAACCTGCCCCCAAGTGTGGGGGCCACTGCCCAGGAATGCCACAGGAGTCTGAGGCCTGTGATACGGAGCAGGTCTGCCCCA TACATGGGGCATGGGCCGCTTGGGGTCCCTGGGGCCCctgctcagggtcctgcaatggtGGACCCAGAGCGCCTACCCAGAGACGAAGCCGCACGTGTTCTGCACCTGAGCCCTCCAAGGAGCCTCCTGGGAAGCCATGCCCAGGGTCGGAGCACGACACCCGGCCCTGCTCCAGCCTGCCACCCTGCCCAG tggctgggggctggggggcatgGGGCCCCATGTCCTCCTGCCCTGTGACCTGTGGCCTGGGCCAGACCCTGGAAAGCCGGAAGTGTGATCACCCTGCGCCCCAGCATGGGGGCCTCCCCTGTGCTGGTGAGAACACTCGAACCCACATCTGCAACACAGCCGTGTCCTGCCCTG TGGATGGAGAGTGGACCTCCTGGGAGGAGTGGAGCCCCTGCACCCGTAGGAGCATAGGCAGTATAAACTGTATGGAGATCCCAGGCCAGCAGTCACGCTCGAGGAGCTGCAAGGGCCGTGATTTTGGTGGCCGGCGGTGCCCCGGGGAACAGCAAGACATCCGTCATTGCTATGACATCCATCGCTGTAGAT TGAAAGGCTCATGGTCGGAGTGGAGTTCTTGGGGACTGTGCATGCCTCCGTGTGGACCCAACCCCGTTCGCACCCGCCAGCGCCGCTGCACGGCCGAGCTCCCCAAATTCGC GCCCACCATTACCGTGGTCGAAGGTCAGGGTGAGAAGAACATGACCTTCTGGGGGACACCATTTCCGCGGTGCGAACCTCTGCAGGGACAGAGGTTGGTGGTGGAGGAGGAACGGCCATGTCTACACGTGCCTGCCTGCCAAGATCCTGCGGATGAGAAGCTCTaa
- the ELK1 gene encoding ETS domain-containing protein Elk-1, with protein MDPSVTLWQFLLQLLREQGNGHIISWTSRDGGEFKLVDAEEVARLWGLRKNKTNMNYDKLSRALRYYYDKNIIRKVSGQKFVYKFVSYPEVARCSTEDCPPQPEVSVTSTVANVAPTAVHAAPGDTASGKPGTPKGAGMAGPGGLARSSRNEYMRSGLYSTFTIQSLQPQPQPPPHPRPASVLPNTVPSGAAVPPSGSRSTSPSPLEACLEAEEAGLPLQVILTPPEAQNPKSEELNVEPGSGRPLPPEVKVDGPKEELEATVGGEAGFVQEAAKAGPEVPPAEGVPARLPAVVMETAAPVGGLPAPTASSTEIAQPQKGRKPRDLELPLSPSLLGGPGPERTPGSGTGSGLQAPGPALTPSLLPTHTLTPVLLTPSSLPPSIHFWSTLSPIAPRSPAKLSFQFPSSGSAQVHIPSISVDGLSTPVVLSPGPQKP; from the exons ATGGACCCCTCTGTGACGCTGTGGCAGTTTCTGCTGCAGCTGCTGAGAGAGCAGGGAAACGGCCACATCATCTCGTGGACCTCACGGGATGGCGGTGAGTTCAAGCTGGTGGATGCTGAGGAGGTGGCCCGGCTGTGGGGGCTGCGTAAGAACAAGACCAACATGAATTATGACAAGCTCAGCCGGGCCCTACGTTACTACTATGACAAG AACATCATCCGCAAAGTGAGCGGCCAGAAGTTCGTCTACAAGTTTGTGTCCTACCCTGAAGTCGCGAGGTGCTCCACTGAGGACTGCCCGCCCCAGCCCGAGGTGTCTGTCACCTCTACTGTGGCAAATGTGGCCCCCACTGCTGTACATGCTGCCCCTGGGGACACAGCCTCTGGGAAACCAGGCACACCCAAGGGTGCAGGAATGGCGGGCCCCGGGGGCTTGGCGCGCAGCAGCCGGAATGAGTACATGCGCTCGGGCCTCTACTCCACCTTCACCATCCAGTCCTtgcagccacagccacagccgcCCCCTCATCCTCGGCCTGCCTCCGTGCTCCCCAACACCGTCCCTTCGGGAGCAGCAGTGCCCCCATCTGGGAGCAGGAGCACCAGTCCCAGCCCTTTGGAGGCCTGCCTGGAGGCCGAGGAGGCTGGCCTCCCTCTGCAG gtCATCCTGACCCCACCCGAGGCCCAGAACCCTAAATCAGAAgagctgaatgtggagcccgGGTCGGGCAGGCCACTGCCCCCAGAAGTGAAAGTGGACGGGCCCAAGGAAGAGTTGGAAGCCACAGTCGGTGGGGAGGCGGGGTTTGTGCAGGAAGCCGCTAAGGCCGGGCCGGAAGTCCCTCCTGCGGAGGGCGTGCCAGCCCGGCTGCCCGCGGTCGTCATGGAGACTGCAGCACCGGTGGGCGGCCTTCCGGCTCCCACTGCTTCCAGCACAGAGATTGCTCAGCCTCAGAAGGGCCGGAAGCCTCGGGACCTGGAGCTTCCACTCAGCCCCAGCTTGCTGGGTGGGCCAGGACCCGAACGGACTCCAGGATCGGGAACTGGCTCTGGGCTGCAGGCGCCGGGGCCAGCGCTGACCCCGTCCCTGCTACCTACGCACACATTG ACCCCGGTGCTGCTGACGCCCAGCTCGCTGCCCCCCAGCATTCACTTCTGGAGCACCCTGAGTCCCATTGCACCCCGTAGCCCAGCCAAGCTCTCCTTCCAG TTTCCGTCCAGTGGCAGCGCCCAGGTGCACATCCCTTCCATCAGCGTGGATGGCCTCTCAACCCCCGTGGTGCTCTCCCCAGGGCCCCAGAAGCCAtga